The Candidatus Rokuibacteriota bacterium DNA segment AGCCTGCTCTATTCACGAACGCGTGTTCCGCGTCCTATGCGCCCCCTCACCCTGTCCCTCTCCGGGGGCGAGGGGATCGAAACGGCTCCCTCTCCCTCGGAGAGGGAGAGGGTCGGGGTGAGGGTGGCGCATGTGTTCACGCATAATCCGGGCTATGTCCGGACTTTGAGGAAGAGGGCGCTGCCCAGGCCGAGAAAGACAACGTTAGCGGTCCAGGCCGCCAGCGCCGCCGGCAGCAGATCCGCTCGTCCGAAGGACAGGGCGATCGAGTGCACCACCCAGTACCCCACGGAGATCACGATCGCCACGCCGATGCCGACTGCCCGGCCGCTGTTCCGCGGAGAGACCAGGGCGAACGGGATGGCCACGAGCGCCATGATCACGTGGACGAGCGGGAAGGACAGCTTCGCGTAGAGTTCAACAAGGTATCCGCGCACAGGATGGCCGCTCTCCCGGAGCCGCTTCACGTAGGCACGCAGCTCGAGGAAGCTCATGCTGTCCGCCGGCTTCTGGAGCTGGGTGAGGTCATTGATGTCTTCGGGCATGTCGACCATCCGCTGATCGAAGCTCTCGGACTGAACCCGGTCGGCGGCGTCGACGCGGCGCAGGACCCCCTTCCTGAGTCGCCAGCCGTCGCCGGTCCACTGCGCAGCGCCGGCATCCAGCCGATCCAGGAGGCGAAAGTTCCGGTCGATGTTCAGCACGAGCAGGCCATCGAGAGATTGCTGAGCCGGATCGAGCAGCGCGATGTGAATGAATCGAGTGTCCGACAAGTGGTACCAAATCTGACCTTGCTGCTCGAGGTGGCGGGGCCGCAGACCCCGGATCTTGACCCGATCCACCTCCTCGGCCTTCGAGGTGATGCCCGGCAGCACCGCCTCCTGGAAGATCAACGCCCCCACGCTGATGCACAGGGCCAGGGCCAGGACGGGCGCGCTGGTCCGGTAGAGGCTCACGCCCGCGGCCTTGAGCCCGTCGAGCTCCCGCTGGCGCGTCAGCGACAGGAACAGGAAGACCGTCGCGACCAGCACGATGATCGGGAGCCCCTTGTAGAGCTCCCGGGGCACCAGGTAGAGGAAGTGCTGGGCGATGTAGCTGAGTGGCGGCTTGATCCGGAGAAACCGGTCCAGGCTCTGGAGGATGTCCACGAGGAGGCTCAGGACGGCGCCCACGAAGCAGCCGATGCCGAGGAACAGCAGGTACCGGCGCAGCAGGTACCGGTCGATGATGTAGCTGGAGGCCCGCGGGCCGCGGAGGCGGGCGGAGCGCGAGGCCCACCTCGGCCACCCGATCCAGCCGGGCCAGCCGCGAGGCAGCCTTGCGGTAAGCCCCCAGAGACGCTCCCCCCAGGCCGAGGGGATCCCGAGGGCCGCCAGCCGCAGCAGGCCGGCGCCCAGGGCCAGGAACAGCGCGTTGGGCAGCCAGATGGCCAGCCCGGCCGGCAGCCGGCGATTGAGCGCCATCCCCTCGAGGGAGGTGATCAGGATGTAGTACGACGCGACGATGCCGAAGCTCGCGGCGAGGGCCACCGCCCGCCCGCCCCGGTGGGAGCGGATGCCGAGCGCGAAGCCCACGACCACGAACACCAGCGCGGCCACCGGCAGCGCCAGGCGCTTGTGCAGCTCGACCCAGTACGGCGCCGCGGCCGTGGCGTCGAGCGTGGCGGCCGTGTCGATCAACTGCCCGACCGGGAGCTGTTTCTCGGGCTTCTCGGGCTCGGCCACGCGCGAAAGCAAGGACTCCAGCGGCAGCTTCATGTCGTAGAGGCTGAATGCGGTGTACCGGAAGCGCCTCGGGTCGGCGACATCGGTCTCATTGATGGACCCGTCGATGAACCGGAGTGTGACCCGCCGCTGTCCCTCGTCTGTGAGCAGCCGCCCCTCCCGCGCCAGGATAATCCGTGACAGGGCCGGGTTGCGTTCGTCCGACACCAGCACTCCCGTGAACGCCACCTGCGAGGCGCTCAGCTCCTCCACGTAGATGACGAGGTTGCCGAAGCTGGCGGAGAAGGTGCGCTCCTGGATGCCGGTCGTGGCCCGTGTCTGCAGGATCTTGAACAGCTGGCGTTGGAACGCCCCGGTCGACCAGGGCGTGGCGACCAGGGTGAGCCAGGCGATGGCCAGCGTCACGACCACCCCCGCCGCCAGGAAGGGGCGCAGCAGCCGGAGCGGGCTCACCCCCGCCGCGTTGAGGGCGGTTACCTCCAGATCGCTCGCCAGCCGGCCGCACGCCAGCAGCACCGCGACCAGCAGCGCCATGGGCAGCGTCAGGGCCAGGAACGCCGGCAGCATGAAGAGCAGCAGGGACAGCACGAGCTGGAGCGGGACGTTCTTGGTGATCACGAGATCGGTCAGCTGGTAGATCCGGTCGATGACCAGAAAGAAGGTGAACACCCCCACGCCGATGGCGAAGGGCCCGCCCAGCTCCCTGAGGACGTAGCGATCGAGGATTCGCGTCACGGCCCGTCCATCCGACCCCGCAGGTCAGTCCGTAGCGACTGACCGCGTCTACCGCCCATTCGTCGCGACCCGGTGCATCAACCGCACGGGCTCATCCGTCTGGACAAAGTCCGGGCGCGTGCCGAGAACCCGCCGGATGGCAAGAGAGTTGAGCGGTGGCACGAGCCGCTCCGAGCGCAGGACATTCATGAACACCTTGCCCCCTTGGGCCTGGAGGTCGGACACCTGTTTGGCGCCTAGGGGATCCGTATGGAGAATCTCGGGCAACCGCCCGAACACGGCCTTCGTGCTTTCCACCGTGACGCGGGTGTCGAGCAGGCGGACCATCACCATCATCTCCGGGTATCGCCCCTTCGCCCGCGCAGCGGCCTGCATCTGCTCCCCCCTGTTCACGAAGAAGATCACGTCGTCGAAGGACCCGTGGGCATGGATCCAGTCGGCGAGCCGACTCACCAGGTCGACCTTGAAGCCCACGGTCAGCACGGCGCGGCCGCGGACCAGCGCGTACAGATCGGAGAATCGGGGCAATGGCTCTCCATTCTTGAGGAGCGCCTGGGCGAGCCGAGCGGCCGGGACCTCATCGATCCTCCCCTGCAGCGTCGTTTCCCTCCGGAGGTCCCGGTCGTGCAGCACGAACATCTCGTCGTCGCTGGAAGCACGGACACTGATCCCGACGATCGGGACGCCGGCCGCCACAGCTCGCGCCACCGCGGCCCGACTGTTCTCGGGCGCGCCGAATCCTTTCGCGCGGTGCGCGACGACGAACGTCCGATGACAGCCGGGATCCCGGACGCACGCGGCAATGTCGGCAGCCGACGGCCTCGGCAGCTCCGCGAACGCCCACCCGCCACCCACACCCAGAGAAGGCAG contains these protein-coding regions:
- the lptG gene encoding LPS export ABC transporter permease LptG, producing the protein MTRILDRYVLRELGGPFAIGVGVFTFFLVIDRIYQLTDLVITKNVPLQLVLSLLLFMLPAFLALTLPMALLVAVLLACGRLASDLEVTALNAAGVSPLRLLRPFLAAGVVVTLAIAWLTLVATPWSTGAFQRQLFKILQTRATTGIQERTFSASFGNLVIYVEELSASQVAFTGVLVSDERNPALSRIILAREGRLLTDEGQRRVTLRFIDGSINETDVADPRRFRYTAFSLYDMKLPLESLLSRVAEPEKPEKQLPVGQLIDTAATLDATAAAPYWVELHKRLALPVAALVFVVVGFALGIRSHRGGRAVALAASFGIVASYYILITSLEGMALNRRLPAGLAIWLPNALFLALGAGLLRLAALGIPSAWGERLWGLTARLPRGWPGWIGWPRWASRSARLRGPRASSYIIDRYLLRRYLLFLGIGCFVGAVLSLLVDILQSLDRFLRIKPPLSYIAQHFLYLVPRELYKGLPIIVLVATVFLFLSLTRQRELDGLKAAGVSLYRTSAPVLALALCISVGALIFQEAVLPGITSKAEEVDRVKIRGLRPRHLEQQGQIWYHLSDTRFIHIALLDPAQQSLDGLLVLNIDRNFRLLDRLDAGAAQWTGDGWRLRKGVLRRVDAADRVQSESFDQRMVDMPEDINDLTQLQKPADSMSFLELRAYVKRLRESGHPVRGYLVELYAKLSFPLVHVIMALVAIPFALVSPRNSGRAVGIGVAIVISVGYWVVHSIALSFGRADLLPAALAAWTANVVFLGLGSALFLKVRT
- a CDS encoding glycerophosphodiester phosphodiesterase family protein; amino-acid sequence: MRLQNASPTVARWPEAEPHSPKWGLSRSRPPCSTALVVLVLSWSLLILPSLGVGGGWAFAELPRPSAADIAACVRDPGCHRTFVVAHRAKGFGAPENSRAAVARAVAAGVPIVGISVRASSDDEMFVLHDRDLRRETTLQGRIDEVPAARLAQALLKNGEPLPRFSDLYALVRGRAVLTVGFKVDLVSRLADWIHAHGSFDDVIFFVNRGEQMQAAARAKGRYPEMMVMVRLLDTRVTVESTKAVFGRLPEILHTDPLGAKQVSDLQAQGGKVFMNVLRSERLVPPLNSLAIRRVLGTRPDFVQTDEPVRLMHRVATNGR